Proteins found in one Pectobacterium atrosepticum genomic segment:
- a CDS encoding amidohydrolase, whose product MSTLKISLLQQPLVWRDGEANLRHFDTLLAEMNERDVIVLPEMFTTGFAMEAAKGSLDQSVVEAWLHQWAQKTNALIGGSVAVNTPKGAVNRFLLVDPHGHVYHYDKRHLFRMADEHHHYQAGTERVTLEWRGWRICPMICYDLRFPVWSRNRQDYDLALYVANWPAPRAAHWQTLLAARAIENQAYVAGCNRVGTDGNGHSYRGDSLIINAQGEILASAAPNQPAQLDAELSLEALQSYRESFPAWRDADRFTL is encoded by the coding sequence ATGTCAACTTTAAAGATTTCATTGCTGCAACAGCCACTCGTCTGGCGTGATGGGGAAGCGAATCTACGCCACTTCGATACGTTATTGGCGGAGATGAACGAGCGTGATGTCATTGTGTTACCGGAGATGTTCACCACCGGCTTTGCGATGGAAGCGGCCAAAGGTAGTTTGGATCAGTCGGTCGTCGAGGCGTGGTTACACCAGTGGGCGCAAAAGACCAACGCGCTGATCGGCGGTAGCGTCGCGGTGAACACGCCGAAAGGTGCAGTGAACCGTTTCCTGCTGGTCGATCCGCACGGCCACGTGTATCACTACGATAAACGCCACCTGTTCCGCATGGCGGATGAACACCACCACTATCAGGCAGGAACGGAGCGAGTCACCCTTGAGTGGCGCGGCTGGCGCATCTGCCCGATGATCTGCTACGACCTACGTTTCCCAGTATGGTCGCGCAATCGACAGGATTACGATCTGGCACTGTATGTCGCCAACTGGCCTGCACCGCGTGCAGCGCACTGGCAAACACTGCTGGCCGCGCGCGCCATTGAGAATCAGGCCTACGTTGCAGGCTGCAACCGCGTTGGCACCGACGGCAACGGCCACAGCTACCGTGGCGATAGCCTGATTATTAACGCTCAAGGGGAAATTCTGGCCTCTGCCGCCCCCAACCAGCCTGCCCAACTGGACGCCGAACTGTCGCTGGAAGCACTGCAGAGCTACCGGGAATCCTTCCCCGCGTGGCGTGATGCAGATCGGTTTACGCTGTAA
- the hpxK gene encoding allantoate amidohydrolase yields MSEPLLSSPAAQAAAELIMSRCDVLAEISETPGQLTRVYLSLEHLRANMQVGEWMREAGMNVWQDSVGNICGRYDGLTPDAPALLLGSHLDTVRNAGRYDGMLGVLTAIEVVRTFHQQGIRLPVALEIVGFGDEEGTRFGITLLGSRGLTGTWPENWLECQDAEGTSVAQALTIAGLDPLQVAQAARPVSDIVAYLELHIEQGPCLEQQELALGVVTAINGARRLNCTFLGLAGHAGTVPMTQRQDALAAAADWMAQAERVTRESDPHLVATFGTLQCLPGAANVIPGEVKMTLDIRGPEDAPLDALLQKLLTLAQAIAHQRGCQFSAEEYYRIAATRCDPALQSALNEAVAQVQGKTLMLPSGAGHDAIAIAERWPVAMLFVRCRGGISHHPDESVITADVALALQALYQMVFHHASAR; encoded by the coding sequence ATGAGTGAACCTCTACTGTCGTCGCCTGCTGCACAGGCTGCCGCTGAACTGATTATGTCGCGCTGCGATGTTCTGGCTGAAATTAGCGAAACGCCCGGTCAACTAACTCGCGTCTACCTGTCGCTGGAACACCTGCGTGCCAATATGCAGGTGGGGGAGTGGATGCGCGAAGCCGGAATGAACGTCTGGCAGGACAGCGTGGGCAATATTTGTGGTCGTTATGACGGGCTGACGCCGGATGCACCGGCGCTGCTACTGGGCTCGCATCTGGATACGGTGCGCAATGCCGGACGCTACGACGGCATGCTGGGCGTATTAACGGCGATTGAAGTGGTACGCACGTTTCATCAGCAGGGAATCCGGTTGCCCGTGGCGCTGGAAATCGTCGGCTTCGGCGATGAGGAAGGTACGCGTTTTGGCATTACCCTGCTGGGAAGCCGAGGCTTGACGGGCACCTGGCCGGAAAACTGGCTGGAATGTCAGGATGCAGAAGGCACCAGCGTGGCGCAGGCATTGACCATTGCGGGGCTGGATCCGCTACAGGTGGCACAGGCTGCGCGCCCGGTCAGTGACATCGTCGCCTATCTGGAATTGCATATCGAACAGGGGCCGTGTCTGGAACAGCAGGAGCTGGCGCTAGGTGTGGTTACGGCAATCAACGGGGCGCGGCGACTCAACTGCACGTTCCTCGGCCTGGCAGGGCATGCCGGAACGGTGCCGATGACGCAGCGGCAGGATGCGCTGGCAGCGGCGGCCGACTGGATGGCGCAGGCTGAACGGGTGACGCGGGAAAGCGATCCCCATCTGGTCGCTACATTTGGCACGTTGCAATGCTTACCTGGCGCGGCGAACGTGATCCCCGGTGAAGTGAAGATGACGTTGGATATTCGCGGGCCGGAGGATGCACCACTGGATGCGTTGCTACAAAAACTCCTGACGCTAGCACAGGCTATCGCGCACCAGCGCGGCTGCCAGTTCAGCGCCGAAGAGTATTATCGTATTGCAGCAACCCGCTGCGATCCCGCGTTGCAGTCGGCATTAAACGAGGCGGTGGCGCAGGTACAGGGGAAAACGCTGATGCTGCCGAGCGGTGCGGGGCATGATGCCATCGCGATTGCCGAGCGCTGGCCGGTGGCGATGCTTTTTGTCCGCTGTCGCGGCGGTATCAGCCATCATCCCGACGAATCGGTTATCACGGCGGATGTGGCGCTGGCACTACAGGCGCTCTATCAGATGGTGTTTCATCACGCATCAGCACGGTAA
- a CDS encoding alanine--glyoxylate aminotransferase family protein produces the protein MSSELYAQINPPHRLLMGPGPINADPRVLRAMASQLVGQYDPAMTHYMNQVMELYRQLFRTENRWTMLVDGTSRAGIEAILLSAIRPGDKVLVPVFGRFGHLLCEIARRCRAEVHTIEVPWGEVFSPDQIEDAIKTVRPRLLLTVQGDTSTTMLQPLEALGEICRRHGVLFYTDATASFGGNPLETDKWGLDAVSAGLQKCLGGPSGSSPITLSPQMEAVIRRRKCVEQGIRTDAHQDGDDEMIYSNYFDLGMVMDYWGPERLNHHTEATSMLFAARECARVILEEGLDRSIVRHALHGNALVAGIQGMGLETFGDLSHKMNNVLGVVIPDGVHGEQVRKLLLEDFAIEIGTSFGPLQGKIWRIGTMGYNARKDCVMQTLTALEAVLNRLGFRTVQGEAMQAAWNSYAANEERA, from the coding sequence ATGAGCAGCGAACTGTACGCGCAAATTAACCCCCCTCATCGCTTACTGATGGGGCCGGGGCCGATCAACGCCGATCCGCGCGTATTACGGGCAATGGCCAGCCAACTGGTTGGTCAGTATGACCCCGCGATGACCCATTATATGAATCAGGTCATGGAACTCTATCGCCAGCTTTTCCGCACGGAGAACCGCTGGACGATGCTGGTGGACGGCACCTCGCGTGCCGGCATCGAAGCGATTCTGCTGTCGGCAATCCGCCCTGGCGATAAGGTGTTGGTACCGGTGTTTGGTCGTTTTGGTCATTTGCTGTGTGAGATTGCCCGCCGCTGTCGTGCCGAGGTTCATACCATTGAAGTGCCGTGGGGTGAGGTGTTCTCGCCTGACCAGATCGAAGATGCGATCAAAACGGTGCGCCCGCGTCTCTTGCTGACGGTGCAGGGCGATACGTCGACCACCATGTTGCAGCCGCTGGAGGCGCTGGGCGAGATTTGCCGCCGCCACGGCGTGCTGTTCTATACCGATGCGACGGCGTCTTTCGGCGGTAATCCGCTGGAAACCGATAAATGGGGTTTGGATGCCGTTTCCGCTGGATTGCAGAAGTGTCTGGGCGGGCCGTCTGGTAGTTCGCCGATCACGCTCAGTCCGCAAATGGAAGCGGTGATCCGCCGCCGTAAATGCGTCGAGCAGGGGATCAGAACCGACGCGCATCAGGACGGTGACGACGAGATGATCTATTCCAACTATTTCGATCTGGGCATGGTGATGGATTACTGGGGGCCGGAGCGCCTGAATCACCATACCGAAGCGACAAGCATGTTGTTTGCTGCACGCGAGTGCGCGCGGGTGATCCTCGAAGAAGGGCTGGATCGCAGCATTGTCCGCCATGCGCTACATGGTAATGCGCTGGTGGCAGGGATTCAGGGTATGGGGCTGGAAACCTTTGGCGATCTTAGCCACAAAATGAATAACGTACTGGGCGTGGTGATTCCTGACGGCGTTCACGGCGAGCAGGTTCGTAAGCTACTGTTGGAAGACTTTGCTATTGAGATCGGCACTTCGTTTGGCCCGCTTCAGGGCAAAATCTGGCGTATTGGCACCATGGGTTACAACGCACGTAAAGACTGCGTGATGCAAACGTTAACTGCACTGGAGGCGGTGCTGAACCGTCTTGGCTTCCGCACCGTGCAGGGCGAGGCTATGCAGGCCGCCTGGAACAGCTATGCGGCGAACGAGGAGCGTGCATGA
- a CDS encoding amino acid ABC transporter ATP-binding protein encodes MPLITINQVQKYYGQNHVLKGVDLDIEMGEVISIIGRSGSGKSTLLRCMNGLEGYQDGSIKLGGVTVTDRDSQAREISRSVGMVFQNFNLFPHMTALENVMLAPRRVLGKSAAECQALGEQMLNKVGLGERLHYYPGNLSGGQQQRVAIARALAMNPKVLLCDEITSALDPELVGEVLKVLEQLAAEGMTLILVTHEMNFAREVGDRVVFMHQGTVWEQGDSKTLFANPQTRELKQFIASVRGLSEA; translated from the coding sequence ATGCCGCTCATCACCATTAATCAGGTTCAAAAATATTACGGTCAGAACCATGTCCTGAAAGGGGTGGATCTGGATATCGAAATGGGTGAGGTCATTTCGATCATCGGGCGTAGCGGCTCGGGTAAGAGCACGCTACTGCGCTGCATGAACGGTCTGGAAGGTTATCAGGACGGCAGCATCAAGCTGGGCGGGGTGACGGTCACCGACAGGGATTCGCAGGCGCGGGAAATCAGCCGCTCGGTCGGGATGGTGTTCCAGAACTTCAATCTGTTCCCGCACATGACGGCGCTGGAAAACGTGATGCTGGCACCGCGCCGCGTGCTGGGTAAAAGCGCGGCGGAGTGTCAGGCGTTAGGCGAACAGATGCTCAACAAAGTCGGGCTGGGCGAACGCCTTCATTATTATCCCGGCAATCTGTCGGGCGGTCAGCAGCAGCGAGTCGCCATTGCCCGTGCATTGGCGATGAATCCAAAAGTCCTGCTGTGTGACGAAATTACATCGGCACTCGATCCTGAACTCGTCGGCGAAGTGTTGAAGGTGCTGGAACAGCTTGCCGCAGAAGGCATGACGCTGATTCTGGTCACGCATGAAATGAATTTTGCCCGTGAAGTGGGCGATCGCGTGGTGTTTATGCATCAGGGCACAGTCTGGGAGCAGGGCGACAGTAAAACGCTGTTTGCTAACCCGCAGACCCGCGAGTTGAAACAGTTTATCGCCTCGGTCCGAGGATTATCGGAAGCGTAA
- a CDS encoding amino acid ABC transporter permease — protein sequence MTFTDWDIVRNLLLAARWTLLLSLTAFIGGALVTFPLMLLRLTKRKWATRFVHLYSELFQGTPLLMQLFLAFFGLALFGIDVSPWTAAALALTLFTSAFLVDIWCGSVEALPKGQWEASRCLGLDFGQTLYRVIAPQAMRIAIAPTVGFSVQVIKGTALASIIGFIELTKAGTMLNNVTYQPFKVFGLVALGYFLMCYPLSYYSRYLEKKFNAAHHH from the coding sequence ATGACATTTACCGACTGGGATATTGTGCGCAACCTGCTGCTGGCGGCGCGTTGGACGCTGTTATTGTCACTGACAGCCTTCATCGGCGGTGCGCTGGTGACGTTTCCGCTCATGCTATTGCGGCTGACCAAGCGCAAATGGGCGACGCGCTTTGTCCATCTGTATTCCGAGTTATTTCAGGGCACGCCGCTGCTGATGCAGCTGTTTCTCGCGTTTTTCGGGCTGGCGTTGTTCGGTATTGATGTAAGCCCCTGGACGGCAGCAGCATTGGCGCTGACGCTATTTACCAGCGCTTTTCTGGTGGATATCTGGTGCGGCAGTGTGGAAGCGTTACCGAAGGGGCAGTGGGAAGCGTCGCGCTGTCTCGGACTGGATTTCGGTCAGACGCTCTATCGGGTGATTGCGCCGCAGGCGATGCGTATCGCTATCGCGCCTACCGTTGGGTTCTCTGTGCAGGTGATCAAAGGCACCGCGCTGGCGTCGATCATCGGGTTTATTGAACTGACCAAAGCGGGAACCATGTTGAATAACGTCACCTATCAGCCGTTTAAAGTGTTCGGATTGGTGGCGCTGGGCTATTTCCTGATGTGCTATCCGCTCTCTTACTACAGCCGCTATCTGGAGAAGAAATTCAATGCCGCTCATCACCATTAA